A window of Nitrososphaerota archaeon contains these coding sequences:
- a CDS encoding PQQ-binding-like beta-propeller repeat protein — protein sequence MTDNFTGYLSQYQLKVLPVQKKRETISMLLLLAILVVSIFTPAAFAAPLATSDKDWQYVNGNSWGWNYSPETQITKSNVKSLEVKWVFSLGSKALAPAGLQSVPLTEGSGAPPIVRNGIVYVTTNFLKTYAIDAKTGRQIWTHDYTADLNDVSRKLPMDVTGPRVGGAHLHAFRYWEGGDAILLYGMACDFYGLDAKTGREKIHVYDLCKNVPGNVYKYQFGGIESLNGANNIATYEKGHQFIFVLSSSSITRVPIPASRHVTMGIDMNSSKILWRVFSQPPSDKLSKDWDLQECGIGYFQAYPCTEVAAKNSAGLEWDWAFPNEGPSRWGGVSANWGQPVVDEDTGILYTQTGNQSPYGNMSMTPGPRLYGSTIMAIDMIKGQRVWWLQPFPRDPYDYDCNWGGILADVQGLGKVYMKGCKEGRLYVMDAATGKPHYVVDVIKEQVAWGQVTSAALKEPQQGGVRYHLTNPFNYSDLREWKSIADGRYCKPPCNVYPHFYNGLFGIDMSYDPKTQTLYHYAAGLQVVVIHESPYVEGQLLVDLRILPETNTTVVARDAVTGKVKWTYYYPYGMQRSAMVVTPEMVFTGFTDGYMRFFDKDNGKPLREINLGSEITVSVTTGQDSAGDQKIFAMLGTRVNNVPGSLVALGLTEKTTSTTVKTSILTTTTTVTVTAGGVDQAEGVPAEIAYASVTVAVIAVVAAAILISRKQR from the coding sequence GTGACCGATAACTTTACAGGATACCTCTCTCAATATCAGTTGAAAGTGCTACCTGTACAGAAGAAACGTGAAACAATCAGCATGTTACTACTTTTGGCAATACTGGTAGTAAGCATTTTCACCCCCGCAGCATTTGCGGCGCCTCTAGCTACCTCAGACAAGGACTGGCAGTACGTGAACGGTAACAGCTGGGGCTGGAACTACAGTCCAGAGACACAGATTACAAAAAGTAATGTTAAGAGTCTTGAAGTGAAATGGGTTTTCTCTCTAGGCAGCAAGGCGTTGGCGCCGGCTGGATTACAATCGGTTCCTTTAACCGAGGGCTCGGGCGCTCCACCTATTGTAAGAAACGGCATCGTATATGTAACTACTAACTTCCTCAAAACATACGCGATAGATGCAAAGACTGGTCGGCAGATATGGACCCACGACTACACCGCCGATCTTAACGATGTCAGTAGAAAGCTACCTATGGATGTTACTGGTCCAAGGGTCGGCGGCGCGCATCTCCACGCCTTCAGATACTGGGAGGGAGGTGACGCGATTCTCCTATATGGTATGGCCTGCGACTTCTACGGACTGGACGCTAAGACGGGCAGAGAGAAGATTCACGTTTACGATCTCTGCAAGAATGTGCCTGGAAACGTCTACAAGTATCAGTTCGGAGGCATCGAGTCTCTAAACGGCGCAAACAACATAGCAACCTATGAGAAGGGGCATCAGTTCATCTTCGTCTTGTCCAGCAGTTCGATAACAAGAGTCCCTATACCAGCTTCACGCCACGTCACTATGGGTATTGACATGAACAGCAGCAAAATACTGTGGAGAGTCTTCAGCCAGCCTCCCAGCGACAAACTCAGCAAAGACTGGGATCTGCAAGAGTGCGGCATTGGATACTTCCAAGCCTATCCCTGCACAGAAGTGGCGGCAAAGAACTCAGCGGGCCTAGAGTGGGACTGGGCCTTCCCCAATGAGGGCCCAAGCCGATGGGGTGGTGTATCAGCTAACTGGGGACAACCAGTGGTAGATGAAGACACAGGCATCCTCTACACACAGACGGGCAACCAGTCGCCTTATGGAAACATGTCTATGACACCCGGACCAAGACTCTACGGAAGCACAATTATGGCCATAGATATGATCAAGGGCCAACGTGTCTGGTGGCTACAGCCATTCCCGCGTGATCCCTACGACTATGACTGCAACTGGGGAGGCATCCTAGCAGATGTTCAGGGACTTGGCAAGGTCTACATGAAGGGCTGCAAAGAGGGACGATTATATGTAATGGACGCGGCGACGGGTAAGCCGCATTATGTTGTTGATGTGATTAAAGAGCAGGTGGCTTGGGGTCAAGTCACCTCAGCGGCTTTGAAGGAGCCTCAGCAAGGCGGTGTCAGATATCATCTCACAAACCCGTTCAACTACTCCGATCTTAGGGAGTGGAAGTCTATCGCAGACGGACGATACTGTAAGCCACCCTGCAACGTGTATCCGCACTTCTACAACGGTTTGTTCGGTATAGACATGTCTTATGATCCTAAGACGCAAACCCTGTATCATTACGCTGCAGGTCTACAGGTTGTGGTTATCCACGAATCTCCCTACGTGGAGGGGCAGCTGCTTGTGGACTTGAGAATACTCCCAGAAACCAATACCACTGTAGTAGCTCGCGACGCGGTGACGGGCAAGGTGAAGTGGACATATTACTACCCCTATGGGATGCAGCGCTCCGCAATGGTTGTCACACCGGAGATGGTGTTCACCGGTTTCACAGACGGCTACATGAGGTTCTTCGACAAGGACAACGGAAAGCCGCTACGCGAAATCAATCTTGGATCAGAGATAACGGTAAGCGTAACTACAGGTCAAGACTCAGCGGGCGACCAGAAAATATTTGCAATGCTCGGCACCCGCGTCAACAATGTACCCGGCAGCCTAGTCGCATTAGGCTTAACTGAAAAAACCACCTCTACCACTGTGAAGACCTCCATATTAACCACGACCACAACCGTAACAGTAACAGCAGGAGGCGTTGATCAGGCAGAAGGTGTCCCCGCAGAAATAGCGTACGCGTCAGTGACGGTAGCCGTGATAGCGGTGGTCGCAGCAGCTATTCTAATATCAAGAAAGCAACGCTAA
- a CDS encoding UPF0182 family protein: protein MDYGDRERPPEVRRMSWRIFWILFIVIVLFTVWLIGGQLIWFWLNVEEFGELFTRPFFFETLGGFILATIALLRVDFRNRRSITWWFLRLILRVFRSRGEVLSIPPEYLDFTYFRLSPVKFALWQITKVLVGMTIFSNIIFGMAVQAMLNGWESNITKIPELFILPFTTPPLDMAYAQQNVVPMAPVLTLLISPILMVIGVRLILLVGVTQVVKVGTSAFLQSTEPGQPVNVPLATIEGLIALALTWTGVNLFFPSYIDYNTKYIIGGLFAAALLLSVFAFLDRSRRKRRLPITRRMIVLRIVSVLIIALFAGSLVTVQNSIADARKVEWMGPYTTQEISVNRYLAQLDSVHEARYNFSITPVAPERIKQYVANYSNILSKVRLWDLDATNAKLKPEIGLIPYVDFEDSDILRFNNTLYWSASMKPVLPKTIESGNRWFLEHMYYTHVPNGFLLLDGHEGTIVNSSKFFKQRQIYYGEGGLLTDTWAAYPLKSGRSSEVGDTLYNGKGGVDIRPPLSWIFDSTFLVSFPDDTIHALRYRDVYDRMKMLYPYFMYEFAGKPVDMYPVTDGKNTYWAMPLIVGLDGGDIPWSAGKPLLRQVGYALIDIYSGEIQIIVTGDDFFSQLFKTSYSDYVTTEVPNWLKNQTRYPEELFEWRISMYNYYHVTDPATFISAKDFFEVPPGLDTYYVISKPPLFNQPEFLGILSLQLKDSPGRNLAGYAVVRNDYSSLGQIIFYQVPLDSPTKLLGPTAVLEALQKDKDYAERKTLLSSAGGVKEGDNILYRMGDQDVYFIPVYTARSGGVITQLGLVAAVGATFTGQTFIGLGATPEEAFSNYLAKLGGVEAPPVEEIGAAERRAQIEQIFLDKGLKVVEPKEVHPDIVFIEGNVTYASAQDKNQTVSLVKSFLGNWSDVASGERILRWRQDSAVNYGVLVNVKGIVELHYISVSFEKPS from the coding sequence ATGGATTACGGAGATAGAGAGAGGCCGCCTGAAGTGCGGAGGATGTCTTGGAGGATCTTCTGGATTCTCTTCATCGTCATAGTCCTCTTTACTGTCTGGCTGATTGGGGGACAACTCATCTGGTTCTGGCTGAATGTTGAGGAGTTCGGTGAACTCTTCACCCGACCCTTCTTCTTCGAGACGTTAGGCGGATTCATTCTTGCAACTATTGCGTTGCTTCGCGTAGACTTCAGGAACCGTCGATCTATCACATGGTGGTTCCTCCGGCTTATTTTACGGGTCTTCAGGTCACGTGGAGAAGTCCTTTCAATCCCCCCAGAGTACCTAGACTTCACATACTTCCGGCTCAGTCCTGTGAAGTTCGCGTTGTGGCAGATTACGAAGGTGCTTGTCGGAATGACCATCTTCTCGAACATCATCTTCGGCATGGCTGTTCAAGCTATGCTCAACGGCTGGGAGTCGAATATCACCAAGATACCTGAACTCTTCATACTGCCTTTCACCACGCCTCCGCTTGACATGGCGTACGCGCAGCAGAATGTTGTGCCTATGGCGCCTGTTCTTACTCTCTTGATCTCGCCGATTTTGATGGTCATCGGGGTCAGGTTGATACTTCTAGTCGGTGTTACGCAGGTAGTGAAGGTTGGTACATCCGCCTTTCTGCAGTCAACCGAGCCGGGGCAACCGGTGAATGTGCCGCTTGCAACTATCGAGGGGTTAATCGCTCTTGCCTTAACTTGGACTGGAGTAAACCTCTTCTTTCCATCATATATTGATTATAACACAAAATACATTATCGGCGGGTTGTTCGCAGCGGCGCTGCTCTTATCTGTCTTCGCGTTTCTCGACAGATCCCGAAGGAAACGCCGTTTACCTATTACGAGACGTATGATTGTGCTTAGAATAGTCTCCGTGTTGATCATCGCGCTGTTCGCAGGTTCACTTGTAACAGTGCAGAACAGCATCGCTGATGCGAGGAAAGTTGAGTGGATGGGTCCTTACACTACTCAGGAAATCTCTGTGAACCGTTACCTCGCTCAGCTCGACTCAGTTCATGAGGCACGGTACAACTTCAGCATTACACCCGTTGCGCCTGAGCGGATAAAGCAGTATGTGGCGAATTACAGCAATATCCTAAGCAAGGTTCGTCTCTGGGATCTGGATGCAACTAACGCTAAGCTGAAACCCGAGATCGGGCTTATTCCATACGTGGACTTTGAGGATTCGGATATTCTCCGCTTCAATAACACGCTTTACTGGAGCGCATCGATGAAACCCGTTCTCCCAAAGACGATTGAGAGCGGGAACAGATGGTTCCTAGAACACATGTATTATACGCATGTTCCGAACGGCTTCCTTCTCCTAGACGGCCATGAAGGTACAATAGTGAACTCCTCGAAGTTCTTCAAGCAACGCCAAATCTACTACGGCGAAGGAGGCTTATTGACCGATACTTGGGCAGCTTACCCGCTTAAAAGTGGTCGAAGCTCAGAAGTCGGAGACACACTTTACAACGGTAAAGGAGGAGTAGATATCAGGCCGCCGCTGAGCTGGATATTCGACTCTACATTCCTAGTGTCCTTCCCAGACGATACAATTCACGCGTTGAGATACAGAGATGTCTACGACCGAATGAAGATGCTTTACCCGTACTTCATGTACGAATTCGCAGGAAAACCTGTTGACATGTACCCTGTTACTGACGGCAAGAACACGTACTGGGCGATGCCGCTTATCGTGGGTCTCGACGGCGGAGACATACCGTGGAGCGCTGGAAAACCTCTGTTGAGACAAGTTGGTTACGCGCTGATCGACATTTATAGTGGCGAGATTCAGATAATCGTCACAGGCGACGACTTTTTCAGTCAACTCTTCAAAACATCTTACAGCGACTATGTGACAACCGAGGTGCCAAATTGGCTCAAGAATCAAACTCGATATCCCGAGGAGTTATTCGAATGGAGAATCTCGATGTACAACTATTACCACGTAACCGATCCAGCCACGTTCATCTCAGCCAAAGACTTCTTTGAAGTTCCTCCTGGCCTAGACACATACTACGTCATCTCGAAGCCTCCGCTCTTCAACCAGCCTGAGTTCCTCGGCATCCTTTCGCTTCAGCTCAAAGACTCGCCTGGCAGAAACCTAGCAGGATACGCAGTAGTAAGGAACGACTATTCTAGCCTAGGCCAAATAATATTTTACCAAGTACCGTTGGATTCACCAACAAAGCTGCTCGGCCCAACAGCGGTCTTAGAAGCCCTTCAGAAGGACAAGGACTATGCTGAACGGAAGACACTTCTCAGCAGCGCTGGAGGAGTCAAAGAGGGGGACAATATTCTCTACCGTATGGGAGACCAAGACGTATACTTCATCCCGGTATACACAGCTCGAAGCGGCGGAGTAATCACGCAGCTAGGACTAGTAGCAGCCGTTGGAGCCACCTTCACGGGCCAAACCTTCATAGGCCTCGGAGCAACCCCGGAGGAGGCCTTCAGCAACTACCTAGCTAAGCTAGGCGGCGTCGAAGCGCCCCCCGTTGAAGAAATCGGAGCCGCTGAACGACGAGCACAGATTGAACAGATCTTTCTGGACAAAGGCCTCAAAGTGGTGGAGCCGAAAGAAGTGCATCCAGATATAGTGTTCATAGAAGGAAACGTGACCTACGCATCAGCTCAGGATAAGAACCAGACAGTTTCACTTGTAAAATCGTTCTTAGGAAACTGGAGTGACGTAGCAAGCGGAGAAAGAATACTGAGATGGCGACAGGATTCAGCGGTGAACTACGGGGTTCTCGTAAACGTAAAGGGTATAGTAGAACTACATTATATCAGCGTAAGCTTCGAAAAGCCAAGTTAA
- a CDS encoding zinc metalloprotease HtpX, with translation MSLIKLRLSILGTLAFIIGLSTLAFTIVLTLIGNFSVYTILAFVILFNLVQWIFGPAIIDRLYRVKEVSSSEQPQLHRMVESICQRTGFRKPKVMLADIPLANAFAYGSPRYGNRIAVTTGLLRNLEPDEVEAVLGHELGHLKHRDVQVMMFASVLPAVFYYIGSSFMYSSLWGGNRRDNGGAVLIGIASMVLYWILSLMVLGLSRLREYYADQHAVETVDDGARKLSGALARIASLDARTMSAAGGSSGISSFKTLFIADPDTAKSDVETVSGYGKRLSDQELVNQMLSRKVTGFDRFQELFSTHPNMVKRLRALQSAQ, from the coding sequence ATGAGTCTGATAAAACTCCGTCTCTCGATCTTAGGTACGCTTGCGTTTATAATTGGACTGTCGACTCTGGCCTTCACAATAGTCCTCACCTTGATCGGGAACTTCAGCGTCTACACTATTCTCGCCTTCGTCATCCTCTTCAACCTAGTTCAATGGATCTTTGGCCCAGCGATCATCGACCGATTATACCGTGTGAAAGAGGTCTCTAGCAGTGAGCAGCCGCAGCTCCACAGAATGGTGGAGTCCATTTGCCAAAGAACCGGGTTTCGGAAACCTAAGGTGATGCTCGCCGATATTCCTCTAGCAAATGCCTTCGCCTACGGCTCACCCAGATACGGAAACAGGATAGCCGTTACCACCGGCCTTCTGAGAAACCTGGAGCCGGATGAGGTAGAGGCTGTGCTTGGACATGAACTTGGACATCTGAAGCACCGTGACGTTCAGGTAATGATGTTCGCATCTGTCCTACCTGCTGTCTTCTACTACATAGGCTCCAGCTTCATGTACTCAAGCCTGTGGGGTGGTAACCGGCGTGACAACGGTGGAGCTGTCCTAATCGGAATCGCATCGATGGTGCTCTACTGGATACTGAGCCTAATGGTTCTCGGGTTAAGCCGGCTTCGAGAGTACTATGCTGATCAGCACGCAGTTGAGACTGTTGATGATGGAGCCCGTAAGCTTTCAGGCGCCTTGGCTAGGATCGCCAGCTTAGACGCTCGAACAATGAGTGCTGCTGGAGGCAGCAGCGGAATAAGTTCCTTCAAGACCCTCTTCATAGCTGACCCTGACACTGCGAAAAGCGATGTTGAAACGGTTTCAGGCTATGGTAAACGTCTCAGCGACCAGGAGCTAGTGAACCAGATGCTCTCTAGAAAGGTTACTGGCTTCGACAGATTCCAGGAGCTCTTCTCAACACATCCTAACATGGTTAAGCGTCTGCGCGCTCTCCAGAGCGCTCAGTAG
- a CDS encoding cation-efflux pump: MPNSREEHRVKSRAATFSIAVSIGLTILKLTVGLLTNSLAILSLAVDSFFDIAGSATTLLSTRMSSRPPDREHPYGHGKIENFAGLLVTSMLLITVSYLFYESFLRILNPVPVISETIGVVGMVIGIVVEFFFSSFLLRVGRRYNSQVLEANSLQFRMDIWTQSFVIVGLFFTSLGYPIVDPITALLISVYIAYLGVNIGRKAADALLDRAPSVLFKQVEEAVEGCVEVVKYDNLRIRTAGSQTFVDLRIYVPRIFTLDKAHNIASKVERRIMKAVPGADVLVHVEAEAETEGEKAADQVRLIAANIPGIRGIHDIWVRDVEGVTEMDIHIQVDSELSLTEGHRVASKLEEQLRKEFGPTSRITTHIDVEVDRVVHQEPLVTAPEIAQAVRKIISGVEEVERCVDVSANSLDGWIHVSVTCVLKKDMTVKEAHVVAEKIENLVTNQVAGVSKVFVHTEPPAEQ, translated from the coding sequence ATGCCTAATAGTCGTGAGGAGCACAGAGTCAAGTCCAGAGCTGCTACATTTTCGATAGCGGTTTCGATTGGCCTGACCATCTTGAAGCTAACGGTTGGACTGCTTACAAACAGCCTTGCAATCCTTTCGCTTGCTGTCGACTCGTTCTTCGATATCGCTGGTTCAGCTACCACCCTACTTTCGACACGTATGTCCAGTAGACCTCCGGATCGCGAGCATCCTTACGGTCATGGCAAGATAGAGAACTTCGCCGGGCTTCTCGTAACCTCGATGCTTCTCATTACTGTGAGTTATCTTTTCTACGAGTCCTTTCTCAGGATCTTGAATCCTGTTCCCGTCATCTCCGAAACTATCGGTGTCGTCGGTATGGTGATTGGAATTGTGGTTGAGTTCTTCTTCTCTTCATTCCTGTTACGTGTTGGACGACGCTACAATAGTCAGGTGTTGGAGGCTAATTCTCTTCAGTTCAGGATGGATATCTGGACGCAGAGCTTCGTTATCGTTGGGCTATTCTTCACCAGTCTAGGTTATCCGATCGTAGATCCTATTACTGCACTTCTCATATCGGTGTACATAGCTTATCTGGGAGTCAATATAGGAAGAAAGGCTGCTGATGCTCTGCTCGACAGAGCGCCGTCTGTCCTGTTTAAGCAGGTTGAGGAGGCCGTGGAGGGCTGCGTAGAGGTTGTGAAATACGATAATCTCAGGATTAGAACCGCGGGCTCACAGACCTTTGTAGATCTACGGATCTATGTTCCCCGGATCTTCACTTTGGATAAGGCCCATAATATAGCCTCAAAGGTTGAGCGTCGTATAATGAAGGCTGTTCCCGGCGCCGATGTCCTAGTTCACGTGGAAGCGGAGGCTGAGACGGAGGGTGAGAAGGCTGCTGATCAGGTTCGCCTAATCGCTGCAAATATTCCAGGCATCAGAGGAATCCACGATATCTGGGTGAGAGATGTGGAGGGGGTAACTGAGATGGATATCCACATTCAAGTTGATTCGGAGCTCTCGCTTACCGAGGGGCATAGAGTAGCCTCTAAGCTTGAAGAGCAGCTGAGAAAGGAGTTCGGGCCGACGTCGAGAATCACCACGCATATCGATGTTGAAGTAGACCGGGTTGTTCATCAAGAGCCATTAGTGACTGCGCCTGAAATTGCTCAAGCCGTACGGAAGATCATTTCAGGTGTTGAAGAGGTCGAGAGGTGCGTCGATGTCTCGGCTAACAGTCTAGACGGCTGGATCCACGTATCGGTCACCTGCGTTCTCAAGAAAGATATGACGGTGAAGGAGGCGCACGTTGTAGCTGAGAAAATAGAGAATCTTGTAACTAACCAAGTCGCCGGGGTCAGCAAAGTCTTCGTCCACACAGAGCCACCTGCAGAACAGTAA
- a CDS encoding phosphoenolpyruvate carboxykinase (GTP), translating into MPQVDSVNQHLVKFVEDTANLTQPESIYWCTGLEEEYRSLIEQMLDDETLTELNQAKFPNCYLHRSDPNDVARTEHLTFVCTSRKDDAGCTNNWADPDETKNKMNRLFNGCMDGRTMYVVPYIMGPESSPYSQVGVQVTDSPYVVVNLRIMTRMGSTALNRLSDSDRFVRGIHSIGDLDPERRFICHFPEENLIMSFGSGYGGNALLSKKCHSLRLASVMARDEGWLAEHMLILGLEDPEGNVTYMSGAFPSASGKTNLAMMRPPMSQNGWKIWTMGDDIAWIHPDKDGRFWTINPEAGFFAVAPGTTWKTNPNALETMMKNTIFTNVAVTSDGSPWWDGLTDDIPTGVIDWQGNPWSPGAAKATHPNARFTTSIRQIPSLSPHLNDPKGVPLSAILFGGRRAGLTPLVFEAFDWVHGVFIGATMAAETTAAAVGTVGVVRRDPMAMRPFCGYNIADYFKHWINMGSKVSKPPRIFHVNWFRTNSKGEYLWPGFGENVRVLKWISERVNGKGDAIKTPIGYVPKQDSLGLKGLNISSEALEELLRVDSKEWLKELEDIRVFLDSLGERVPEEIWREFSKLESRLNS; encoded by the coding sequence TTGCCGCAGGTAGACAGCGTGAACCAGCACCTAGTCAAGTTTGTCGAGGATACAGCCAACTTAACTCAGCCTGAGAGTATTTACTGGTGCACAGGCTTAGAGGAGGAGTATCGCTCCCTTATCGAGCAGATGCTGGATGATGAAACTCTTACTGAGCTGAATCAAGCGAAGTTCCCTAACTGCTATCTCCACAGGAGTGATCCGAATGATGTCGCTAGGACTGAGCACCTCACCTTTGTCTGCACTAGCCGCAAAGATGACGCTGGCTGCACGAATAACTGGGCCGATCCTGATGAGACCAAGAATAAAATGAACCGCCTGTTTAACGGCTGCATGGATGGGCGAACTATGTACGTTGTTCCTTACATCATGGGGCCGGAGAGTTCGCCTTACTCTCAGGTTGGTGTTCAAGTAACTGATAGCCCTTATGTCGTAGTTAATCTGCGGATTATGACTCGAATGGGCAGCACAGCGCTTAATCGGCTCAGTGACTCCGACCGTTTCGTCAGAGGTATCCACTCAATCGGTGACCTTGATCCTGAGAGGCGGTTCATCTGCCACTTTCCTGAAGAAAACCTCATCATGAGCTTCGGTTCCGGTTACGGTGGAAACGCTCTCCTCAGCAAGAAATGTCATTCGCTGCGGCTGGCAAGCGTGATGGCTAGAGATGAGGGGTGGCTGGCTGAGCACATGTTGATTCTCGGCTTAGAAGATCCTGAGGGTAATGTGACCTATATGAGCGGCGCCTTCCCAAGCGCCAGCGGCAAGACAAACCTCGCTATGATGAGGCCTCCTATGAGCCAGAACGGCTGGAAGATTTGGACCATGGGTGATGATATAGCTTGGATTCACCCAGATAAAGATGGGCGCTTCTGGACGATTAACCCTGAAGCAGGCTTCTTCGCGGTCGCACCTGGAACCACTTGGAAAACTAACCCTAACGCTTTGGAGACAATGATGAAGAACACAATCTTCACTAATGTTGCAGTCACAAGCGACGGCTCTCCTTGGTGGGATGGTCTCACCGACGATATTCCGACCGGCGTAATCGACTGGCAGGGAAACCCTTGGAGCCCCGGAGCAGCTAAGGCTACTCACCCTAACGCCCGCTTCACCACCTCAATACGGCAGATCCCTTCACTCTCCCCTCATCTGAACGATCCTAAAGGGGTACCGCTCTCAGCAATACTGTTCGGTGGACGAAGAGCCGGCTTAACTCCTCTAGTCTTCGAGGCCTTCGACTGGGTTCACGGAGTCTTCATAGGCGCAACTATGGCTGCAGAGACAACCGCCGCGGCGGTTGGGACCGTTGGCGTAGTCCGCAGGGACCCAATGGCTATGCGTCCCTTCTGCGGCTACAATATTGCTGACTACTTCAAACACTGGATTAACATGGGCTCCAAAGTGTCGAAGCCTCCGCGTATCTTCCATGTAAACTGGTTCCGAACAAACAGTAAAGGCGAATACCTGTGGCCCGGCTTCGGTGAAAATGTTCGCGTACTGAAATGGATCAGTGAAAGAGTCAACGGAAAAGGTGACGCAATCAAAACGCCTATCGGGTATGTGCCTAAGCAGGACTCACTGGGCCTAAAAGGGCTAAACATCTCTTCGGAAGCGTTGGAGGAGCTGCTCCGAGTTGACAGTAAGGAGTGGCTGAAGGAGCTTGAAGACATCAGAGTCTTCTTGGACTCTCTTGGAGAACGGGTACCTGAGGAGATTTGGCGTGAGTTCTCCAAGCTTGAGTCAAGACTAAACAGCTAA
- a CDS encoding DUF1390 domain-containing protein yields the protein MSKKPEAKAGSGWKYACSCGYETLQIGSAVSHINNNKNHQLQRIEL from the coding sequence ATGAGTAAGAAACCAGAGGCCAAGGCTGGAAGCGGCTGGAAATACGCCTGTTCATGTGGCTACGAGACCCTCCAAATCGGAAGTGCCGTATCTCACATTAACAACAACAAGAATCACCAGCTGCAGAGAATCGAGCTTTAG
- a CDS encoding zinc-dependent dehydrogenase, with protein MKAVLLKEPNKAVVEEIPVPQLDKGDILVEMKACGLCGTDIEKMHGQYTAARPVLGHEAAGVISEVGADVDDFKVGDRVFPHHHTPCYSCHFCKHGSETMCNSFRTSNLDPCGFAEYFRVPAFNIQQGGVLKLPESVGFEAASLIEPVSCCIRGLNRCGVSKGDSVLVVGAGPMGLMHLQLLKQLGAQVLISEVNPVRIAYAREMGAHQVYDAAKMDVPSTVRKDTEGRGVDVALVAAGSPKTIVQALKSVRKGGTVCLFGVPVVGSVLDYDFSNIFNAEVSIVSSYGSTERETNEALRMIEENLIDSASLITNRFRLEDFGKAVETAMKGNSLKIVITP; from the coding sequence TTGAAAGCCGTGCTGTTAAAGGAACCTAATAAAGCGGTGGTTGAAGAGATACCAGTGCCGCAGCTAGACAAAGGCGATATTCTTGTTGAGATGAAGGCATGTGGTCTATGCGGCACCGACATAGAGAAGATGCATGGGCAGTACACTGCGGCTCGCCCCGTTTTAGGGCATGAGGCCGCCGGCGTTATTTCGGAGGTAGGTGCGGATGTGGATGACTTCAAGGTTGGGGATCGTGTTTTTCCCCATCATCACACGCCATGTTACAGCTGCCATTTCTGCAAGCATGGAAGTGAAACTATGTGCAACAGCTTCCGGACGAGTAACCTTGACCCCTGCGGCTTCGCTGAATACTTCCGTGTCCCAGCCTTCAACATCCAGCAAGGCGGTGTCCTGAAACTGCCTGAGTCAGTAGGGTTTGAGGCTGCGAGTCTGATTGAACCTGTTAGCTGCTGCATAAGAGGTCTCAACCGCTGCGGAGTTTCGAAGGGCGACTCGGTTCTAGTAGTCGGGGCTGGGCCGATGGGGCTGATGCATCTACAGCTGCTAAAGCAGCTAGGCGCTCAAGTTCTGATCAGCGAAGTTAACCCGGTGCGGATAGCCTACGCAAGGGAGATGGGTGCTCATCAAGTCTATGATGCGGCTAAAATGGATGTTCCTTCAACAGTAAGGAAAGATACTGAGGGGCGGGGTGTTGATGTGGCGCTGGTCGCGGCTGGAAGCCCGAAGACGATAGTGCAGGCTCTCAAATCGGTACGTAAAGGCGGAACAGTCTGTTTATTCGGAGTTCCCGTCGTCGGCTCTGTTCTAGACTACGATTTCAGCAACATCTTCAACGCGGAGGTCTCAATAGTATCGAGCTACGGCTCAACTGAGCGAGAAACCAATGAGGCTCTACGAATGATAGAAGAGAATCTGATTGACTCTGCTTCACTGATAACCAACAGATTCAGGTTAGAAGATTTCGGAAAGGCTGTCGAGACCGCGATGAAAGGCAACTCCCTGAAAATCGTAATCACACCATAA